One Malania oleifera isolate guangnan ecotype guangnan chromosome 10, ASM2987363v1, whole genome shotgun sequence genomic region harbors:
- the LOC131166737 gene encoding uncharacterized protein LOC131166737 produces the protein MTFNPLAVILKEKKLVGPNYIYWKRILDIILTAKEYKFVLVEVCPQKPGEGATDEETQAYQKLIKPDEMVRCYILASMSNVLQHQYQSMPSAYDIMQNLKEIFGGSKSCC, from the coding sequence ATGACTTTCAATCCCTTGGCTGTtattcttaaagaaaaaaaactggttggacctaattatattTACTGGAAAAGGATCTTGGATATTATACTAACTGCAAAGGAGTACAAGTTTGTGCTCGTAGAGGTATGTCCACAGAAACCCGGTGAAGGGGCAACCGATGAGGAAACCCAAGCTTACCAAAAGTTGATTAAGCCTGATGAGATGGTGCGGTGTTACATATTGGCATCTATGTCGAATGTTCTGCAACATCAGTATCAGTCTATGCCTTCGGCCTATGATATAATGCAAAATCTCAAAGAAATTTTTGGGGGATCAAAATCGTGCTGCTAG
- the LOC131166738 gene encoding uncharacterized mitochondrial protein AtMg00810-like yields MELPPGYPNESGRKVCKLNKSLYGLKQASRQWYSKLLNFIIHQRFIQSKADYSLFTKVTEDSFTIILVYVDDVIVARNNMDEIDQLKRSLDDQFKIKDLGKLKYFLGIEVARTARGIHLHQCKHALDILKDSGTVGSTPARIPLDQNIRMSKEEGELLPEPALYRRLIGRLLYLTITRPELAYSVQMLSQFMKNPRVPHLQAAHKVLRFIKGSPGQGLFYLVDSEIHLRGFSDSDWGACPDTRRFVIGYYVFLGKSLVSWKSKKQSVVSKSSTKAEYRAMTNVSCELTWLSQRFSLTKAESNSYIGGQGGWGRGWRCGDRCARYRYERCLRRLGCENDEDNFN; encoded by the exons ATGGAATTGCCCCCAGGGTATCCTAATGAAAGTGGGAGAAAAGTATGCAAATTAAACAAAAGTTTATATGGTCTCAAACAGGCCTCACGTCAATGGTACTCAAAACTCTTAAATTTCATCATTCACCAAAGATTTATTCAGTCCAAGGCAGATTACAGCTTGTTCACAAAGGTAACTGAGGACTCTTTCACAATTATtctagtatatgtggatgatgtAATAGTTGCTAGAAATAATATGGATGAAATTGATCAATTGAAGAGGTCTCTTGATGACCAATTCAAAATCAAAGACCTTGGCAAGCTAAAGTATTTTCTGGGTATTGAAGTGGCAAGGACAGCAAGGGGGATTCATTTACATCAATGCAAACATGCTTTGGACATTTTAAAAGACTCGGGTACCGTTGGCTCCACTCCAGCAAGGATTCCCTTGGATCAAAATATAAGAATGTCCAAAGAAGAAGGGGAATTGCTTCCTGAGCCTGCTCTTTATAGAAGATTGATCGGTAGATTATTGTATCTGACCATAACCAGGCCTGAATTAGCTTACTCAGTCCAAATGCTAAGCCAATTCATGAAAAATCCAAGAGTGCCACACCTGCAGGCAGCCCACAAGGTACTGCGGTTCATCAAAGGGTCACCAGGGCAGGGTTTGTTCTATCTAGTGGACTCAGAAATCCATCTTAGAGGCTTTAGTGATTCAGATTGGGGGGCTTGTCCAGACACTAGAAGGTTTGTGATAGGCTACTACGTGTTCCTTGGGAAATCCTTGGtgtcttggaaatcaaagaaacaaagtgtggtcTCTAAGTCTTCTACAAAGGCAGAGTACCGTGCAATGACAAATGTGAGCTGTGAATTGACTTGGCTGAG CCAGCGGTTCTCACTCACGAAAGCAGAGTCAAATTCTTACATAGGCGGTCAGGGTGGTTGGGGCAGAGGGTGGCGATGTGGAGACAGGTGTGCAAGATATAGATACGAACGGTGTCTTCGACGACTCGGATGCGAG AATGATGAAGACAATTTCAATTGA
- the LOC131165348 gene encoding uncharacterized protein LOC131165348: protein MQCWWHKVRRVWIAVSAGIRRRKTRAERHAGCLGAAGLLNLRDDVRSCGYGDVQVMWNMLSLSSELEKSGRVPVAHGRRRSRSYSKQRSSSSSWRVLIWSRCPGRRRAAASSLREIKSRWRRAS from the coding sequence atgcaatgctGGTGGCATAAAGTGAGACGTGTTTGGATAGCCGTCTCTGCTGGAATCAGGCGTCGTAAAACGAGGGCGGAAAGGCATGCTGGGTGCTTGGGAGCGGCTGGGCTACTGAATCTTCGGGACGACGTCAGAAGTTGTGGATACGGAGATGTACAGGTGATGTGGAACATGTTGAGTTTGTCGTCGGAGCTGGAGAAGAGTGGCCGTGTGCCGGTGGCTCACGGGCGTCGGCGTTCTAGATCTTACAGTAAGCAGCGGTCTTCTTCATCGTCGTGGAGGGTTCTGATCTGGTCACGGTGTCCAGGTCGTCGAAGGGCGGCTGCCTCTTCGCTCCGTGAAATTAAATCACGATGGCGACGTGCTTCTTAG